The following are from one region of the Veillonella nakazawae genome:
- the pyrR gene encoding bifunctional pyr operon transcriptional regulator/uracil phosphoribosyltransferase PyrR, whose translation MEKKRLLMDQDAIMRAIRRISHEILERNKGLSNALIVGIERRGVILAKRLQAEIERIEGIRIECESLNVAMYRDDRDARQKEGKPCTIDTTEKTIILVDDVLYTGRTIRAALNALMTSGRPKSIQLAVLVDRGHRELPIRADYVGKNIPTSHLESVRVAVEDLDGEEGVTIQE comes from the coding sequence ATGGAAAAGAAACGCTTATTGATGGATCAAGATGCTATTATGCGCGCGATTCGTCGTATTAGTCACGAAATCCTAGAACGTAATAAAGGCTTATCTAATGCTCTTATTGTAGGCATTGAACGACGTGGTGTTATTTTGGCAAAACGTTTGCAGGCCGAAATCGAACGCATTGAAGGTATTCGTATTGAATGTGAATCACTCAATGTTGCTATGTATCGTGATGATCGTGATGCTCGCCAAAAAGAGGGGAAACCATGTACGATTGATACAACGGAGAAAACAATCATTCTCGTGGATGATGTACTTTACACAGGGCGTACTATTCGTGCAGCGTTAAATGCATTGATGACATCTGGTAGACCTAAATCTATTCAATTAGCAGTACTCGTGGACCGTGGTCATCGTGAATTGCCGATTCGCGCAGACTATGTGGGTAAAAATATTCCTACATCACATCTTGAAAGTGTACGAGTTGCCGTAGAAGACTTAGATGGTGAAGAAGGGGTTACAATACAGGAATAA
- a CDS encoding RluA family pseudouridine synthase → MNEYIVNAEQDGMRLDVFLTEHMEGSRSYIQSLIKGGHVTVGAKVGKANLRLTPNAVVRVEIPEPESVEVKPEDIPLDVLYEDHDIIIVNKQRGMVVHPAVGNYSGTLVNALLYHCKDLSGINGEIRPGIVHRLDKDTSGVMMAAKNDAAHIGLAEQVKEHSAKRTYLALVQGNIVEEKGTIKAPIGRHPKDRMKMAVVFENSKDAVTHFNVVERFGHQTLVECNLETGRTHQIRVHFAHIGHPVVNDPFYGYRRMDFPIEGQALHSKSLDVKHPITGESMHFEAPLPDDFKACIEFAKTYREDKRK, encoded by the coding sequence ATGAACGAATATATTGTAAATGCTGAGCAAGACGGTATGAGACTGGATGTATTCTTAACAGAACATATGGAAGGGTCTCGTAGTTATATTCAAAGTTTAATTAAAGGTGGTCACGTTACAGTAGGTGCTAAGGTAGGGAAAGCAAATCTTAGACTTACACCAAATGCTGTTGTACGTGTAGAGATACCGGAGCCTGAATCTGTAGAGGTAAAACCAGAGGATATTCCTTTAGATGTATTGTATGAAGATCATGATATTATTATTGTAAATAAACAACGTGGTATGGTTGTTCATCCTGCGGTGGGCAATTATTCGGGTACACTTGTTAATGCATTGCTATATCATTGTAAGGATTTGTCCGGTATTAATGGTGAGATTAGACCTGGTATTGTTCACCGTTTAGATAAGGATACATCTGGTGTTATGATGGCTGCTAAAAATGATGCAGCTCATATAGGTTTAGCGGAGCAGGTAAAGGAGCATTCTGCTAAACGGACATATTTAGCATTAGTACAAGGTAATATTGTAGAAGAAAAGGGTACTATTAAAGCTCCTATTGGAAGACATCCTAAGGATCGTATGAAAATGGCTGTTGTCTTTGAAAATAGTAAGGATGCAGTCACTCACTTTAACGTGGTTGAACGATTTGGCCATCAAACCTTGGTTGAATGTAATTTAGAGACTGGGCGCACACATCAAATTCGTGTACATTTTGCTCATATTGGACATCCTGTTGTTAATGATCCGTTCTATGGCTACCGTCGTATGGACTTCCCTATTGAAGGACAGGCATTGCACTCTAAATCTTTAGATGTAAAACATCCTATTACAGGTGAAAGTATGCATTTTGAGGCGCCTCTTCCAGATGACTTCAAAGCATGTATAGAGTTTGCTAAAACATATCGAGAAGATAAACGAAAATAA
- the lspA gene encoding signal peptidase II — protein sequence MFYIILILWLLLDQWTKYYIMNHFMLGESLVVIPNVFHLTYIINRGAAFGMLANQRWFFLLVAVILLGACAYYWKRLSKGPWTLQIGSALLVSGAIGNGIDRYMIHGVVDFFDFRIWPIFNVADIGICVGVALVVYYLFTLKDDDK from the coding sequence TTGTTTTATATTATACTAATTCTTTGGTTACTCTTAGATCAATGGACTAAATATTACATTATGAATCATTTTATGTTAGGTGAGTCTTTAGTGGTTATACCCAATGTATTTCATTTAACATATATTATTAATCGCGGTGCAGCATTTGGTATGCTTGCTAATCAGCGATGGTTTTTCTTACTGGTAGCGGTTATTTTGCTAGGCGCATGTGCATATTATTGGAAGCGCTTATCAAAAGGTCCGTGGACTTTACAGATTGGATCTGCTTTATTAGTGTCTGGTGCTATTGGTAATGGCATTGATCGTTACATGATTCATGGTGTGGTAGATTTTTTTGATTTCCGTATATGGCCTATTTTTAATGTTGCTGATATTGGTATCTGTGTAGGCGTAGCTTTAGTAGTCTACTATTTATTTACATTAAAAGATGATGATAAATAA